A section of the Pseudomonas prosekii genome encodes:
- a CDS encoding M16 family metallopeptidase codes for MNALARRAAGLLLSTVCLPLSALAADPQPTHEFTLDNGLKVVVREDHRAPVVVSQVWYKVGSSYETPGQTGLSHALEHMMFKGSDKVGPGEASLILRDLGAEENAFTSDDFTAYYQVLARDRLGVAFELEADRMANLRLPADEFSREIEVIKEERRLRTDDKPMAKAYERFKAMAYPASGYHTPTIGWMADLDRMKVEELRHWYQSWYVPNNATLVVVGDVTPDEVKTLAQRYFGPIAKRDVPPAKIPLELAEPGERLMTLHVQTQLPSLMLAFNVPSIATAEDKRSVNALRLISALLDGGYSGRIPTQLERGEELVSGGSSSYDAYTRGDSLFTLSATPNTQMNKTIAQAEAGLWKLLDQLKTTAPSAAELERVRAQVIAGLVYERDSITSQATAIGQLETVGLSWKLMDTELADLESVTPEDIQKAAKLYFTRERLSVAHVLPEETTHE; via the coding sequence ATGAATGCTCTAGCCCGCCGCGCCGCAGGCCTGCTGCTCAGCACAGTTTGTCTGCCCCTCTCGGCCCTGGCTGCCGATCCACAACCCACTCATGAATTCACCCTCGACAACGGCTTGAAGGTCGTCGTGCGCGAAGACCATCGTGCGCCGGTGGTGGTGTCCCAAGTCTGGTACAAGGTCGGCTCAAGCTATGAAACGCCGGGCCAGACCGGTTTGTCCCACGCGCTGGAACACATGATGTTCAAGGGCAGCGACAAAGTCGGCCCCGGCGAAGCGTCGCTGATCCTGCGCGACCTCGGTGCCGAAGAAAACGCCTTCACCAGCGATGACTTCACCGCGTACTACCAGGTCCTGGCCCGCGACCGCCTCGGCGTGGCGTTCGAACTGGAAGCCGACCGCATGGCCAATCTGCGCTTGCCGGCCGACGAATTCAGCCGCGAGATCGAGGTTATTAAAGAAGAACGTCGCTTGCGCACCGACGACAAGCCAATGGCCAAGGCTTACGAACGCTTCAAAGCCATGGCTTACCCGGCCAGCGGCTATCACACGCCGACCATCGGCTGGATGGCTGACCTTGACCGCATGAAGGTCGAAGAGCTGCGCCACTGGTATCAATCCTGGTACGTGCCGAACAACGCCACGCTGGTGGTAGTCGGCGACGTCACCCCGGACGAAGTGAAAACCCTCGCCCAGCGCTATTTCGGCCCGATCGCCAAGCGCGACGTTCCGCCAGCGAAAATTCCGCTGGAACTCGCCGAGCCCGGCGAACGCTTGATGACCTTGCACGTGCAGACTCAGTTGCCGAGCCTGATGCTCGCCTTCAACGTGCCGAGCATCGCCACCGCCGAGGACAAACGTTCGGTCAACGCCTTGCGCCTGATCTCGGCGCTGCTGGATGGCGGCTACAGCGGTCGCATCCCGACACAACTGGAGCGCGGCGAGGAGCTGGTGTCCGGCGGTTCGTCGAGCTACGACGCCTACACCCGCGGCGACAGCCTGTTCACGTTGTCGGCGACGCCGAACACGCAAATGAACAAAACCATTGCGCAAGCCGAGGCCGGGTTGTGGAAGTTGCTCGATCAACTGAAAACTACCGCGCCGTCCGCTGCAGAACTGGAACGCGTGCGCGCCCAAGTGATTGCCGGTCTGGTCTACGAGCGTGATTCGATTACCAGCCAGGCCACCGCTATCGGCCAACTGGAAACCGTCGGCCTGTCGTGGAAATTGATGGACACCGAACTCGCCGATCTCGAAAGCGTGACCCCGGAAGACATCCAGAAAGCCGCCAAGCTGTATTTCACCCGCGAACGTCTCAGCGTCGCCCATGTACTGCCAGAGGAGACGACTCATGAGTGA
- the ftsY gene encoding signal recognition particle-docking protein FtsY — MFGSNDDKKTPAAAGKKKGLFGWLRKKPQEPVVEQPQPIPEPAPEPVIEPEPLIPEPLMKEEPAPIVLPIAEPVLQPAAEAEAASLPEPEREPQAEIAAALPLTPVAEPWLTLPVAEEPVALVEDEQAAHIAPPIPAPIAFTPEPVQVPVIELAPALMQISEPAPVAPEPEAPVFAVPAAPIVVTPEPAPAPAPVIAPVIADAPVAIIETPAEAPRTEETKAGFFARLKQGLSKTSASIGEGMASLFLGKKIIDDELLEDIETRLLTADVGVEATSVIIQRLTQKVARKELADADALYKSLQAELAAMLKPVEQPLKINAQNKPFVILVVGVNGAGKTTTIGKLAKKLQLEGKKVMLAAGDTFRAAAVEQLQVWGERNKIPVIAQHTGADSASVIFDAVQAAKARGIDVLIADTAGRLHTKDNLMEELKKVRRVIGKLDADAPHEVLLVLDAGTGQNAINQAKQFNQTVQLTGLALTKLDGTAKGGVIFALAKQFGLPIRYIGVGEGIDDLRTFEAEPFVQALFAERERS, encoded by the coding sequence ATGTTTGGTTCCAACGACGACAAGAAGACCCCAGCTGCGGCTGGCAAGAAGAAAGGCCTGTTCGGATGGCTGCGCAAAAAGCCGCAGGAACCCGTGGTCGAACAGCCGCAGCCGATTCCTGAGCCCGCTCCCGAGCCGGTGATAGAGCCCGAGCCGCTTATACCCGAGCCGCTTATGAAAGAAGAACCGGCGCCGATCGTTCTGCCGATCGCCGAACCGGTGCTGCAACCGGCTGCCGAGGCTGAAGCAGCATCTTTGCCAGAGCCTGAACGTGAGCCGCAGGCGGAAATCGCCGCCGCGCTGCCATTGACGCCGGTCGCCGAGCCTTGGCTGACCTTGCCGGTGGCGGAAGAACCGGTGGCGCTGGTTGAAGACGAGCAGGCCGCGCACATCGCGCCGCCGATTCCTGCGCCGATTGCGTTTACCCCTGAGCCGGTTCAGGTGCCAGTCATCGAGCTGGCTCCCGCGCTGATGCAGATCTCCGAACCTGCACCTGTTGCGCCGGAGCCGGAAGCGCCGGTATTCGCCGTGCCGGCTGCCCCGATTGTGGTGACGCCAGAGCCAGCACCAGCACCAGCACCCGTTATCGCCCCGGTGATTGCTGACGCACCGGTCGCCATCATCGAAACCCCTGCCGAAGCGCCGCGCACCGAGGAAACCAAAGCCGGTTTCTTCGCTCGCCTCAAGCAAGGTCTGTCCAAGACCAGCGCCAGCATCGGCGAGGGCATGGCCAGCCTGTTCCTCGGCAAGAAGATCATCGATGACGAGCTGCTCGAAGACATCGAAACCCGTCTGCTGACCGCCGACGTTGGCGTCGAAGCGACCTCGGTAATCATTCAGCGCCTGACTCAGAAAGTCGCGCGCAAAGAGCTGGCCGATGCCGACGCGCTGTACAAATCCCTGCAAGCGGAACTGGCGGCGATGCTCAAGCCGGTTGAACAGCCGCTGAAAATCAATGCGCAAAACAAGCCTTTCGTGATTCTGGTGGTTGGCGTCAACGGCGCCGGCAAAACCACGACCATCGGCAAACTGGCGAAGAAGCTGCAACTGGAAGGCAAGAAAGTCATGCTCGCCGCCGGCGACACCTTCCGCGCCGCTGCCGTCGAGCAATTGCAGGTCTGGGGTGAGCGCAACAAGATTCCGGTGATCGCCCAGCACACGGGCGCCGATTCGGCTTCGGTGATCTTCGACGCCGTGCAGGCCGCCAAGGCGCGCGGCATCGATGTGTTGATCGCTGACACCGCCGGCCGTCTGCACACCAAAGATAATCTGATGGAAGAGTTGAAAAAGGTTCGCCGGGTTATCGGCAAACTCGACGCCGACGCGCCACACGAAGTGCTGTTGGTGCTCGACGCCGGGACCGGCCAGAACGCCATCAACCAGGCCAAGCAGTTCAACCAGACCGTGCAACTGACCGGCCTGGCGCTGACCAAACTCGACGGCACCGCCAAGGGCGGGGTGATTTTCGCCCTGGCCAAACAGTTTGGTTTGCCTATCCGCTACATCGGTGTCGGTGAAGGCATCGATGACTTGCGCACTTTTGAAGCAGAACCCTTTGTCCAGGCATTGTTTGCCGAGCGGGAGCGTTCATGA
- the ftsE gene encoding cell division ATP-binding protein FtsE, producing MIRFEQVGKRYPNGHVGLHELSFRVRRGEFLFVTGHSGAGKSTLLRLLLAMERPSTGKLLLAGQDLSTISNAQIPYLRRQIGVVFQNHQLLFDRTVFNNVALPLQILGLSKAEIVKRVDSALERVALSDKTDLYPGDLSTGQQQRVGIARAIVHRPALLLADEPTGNLDPRLAAEIMGVFEDINRLGTSVLIASHDLALIARMRHRMLTLQRGRLIGDGEAGV from the coding sequence ATGATTCGTTTCGAACAGGTCGGTAAACGCTACCCGAACGGTCACGTCGGCTTGCATGAGCTGAGCTTTCGAGTCCGTCGAGGCGAATTCTTGTTTGTTACCGGCCATTCCGGCGCCGGTAAAAGCACCTTGTTGCGGCTGCTGCTGGCCATGGAGCGTCCGAGCACCGGCAAACTGCTGTTGGCCGGGCAAGACCTGAGCACCATCAGCAACGCGCAGATTCCTTACCTGCGGCGGCAGATTGGCGTGGTGTTCCAGAATCACCAGTTGCTGTTCGATCGCACCGTGTTCAACAACGTCGCGTTGCCGTTGCAGATTCTCGGTTTGTCCAAAGCCGAGATCGTCAAGCGCGTGGATTCGGCGCTTGAGCGCGTGGCGCTGTCGGATAAAACCGATCTGTACCCCGGCGACCTGTCGACCGGTCAGCAACAGCGCGTCGGCATTGCCCGCGCCATCGTCCATCGCCCGGCCCTGCTGTTGGCGGACGAACCGACCGGTAACCTCGACCCGCGTCTGGCGGCAGAAATCATGGGCGTGTTCGAAGACATCAACCGTCTGGGCACAAGCGTATTGATCGCCAGCCACGACCTGGCACTGATCGCGCGCATGCGTCACCGCATGCTGACCTTGCAACGCGGCCGCTTGATCGGCGACGGGGAGGCCGGCGTATGA
- the ftsX gene encoding permease-like cell division protein FtsX, with translation MSATRSNKLSERVAPKAADPQPQKKKRDDDDGPDFATLFRAWIESHRASLLDSLRRLGKQPIGSFFTCMVMAVALSLPMGLSLLLNNVERLGGSWQRAAQISLYLQLDASTEQGEALREQIKGIPGVAEAEYVGRDQALEEFQQQSGLGEALKELPENPLPGVVLVTPNEVDKPALEALRQKLSELPKVQQAQLDLVWVERLAAILKLGDRFVFGLTVLLVSALLLVIGNTIRLHIENRRTEIEVIKLVGGTDSYVRRPFLYMGALYGLGAGFLSWGVLAFGLNWLNDAVVGLAGLYGSNFALAGVPVADGLSLLLGAVLLGYIGAWIAVARHLRELAPK, from the coding sequence ATGAGTGCGACGCGCAGTAACAAGCTGTCCGAGCGCGTGGCGCCGAAAGCCGCCGACCCGCAGCCGCAGAAGAAAAAACGCGACGATGACGACGGCCCGGATTTCGCCACGCTGTTTCGCGCCTGGATCGAAAGCCATCGCGCCAGCCTGCTGGACAGTCTGCGTCGATTGGGCAAGCAGCCAATCGGCAGTTTCTTCACCTGCATGGTGATGGCCGTGGCCCTGAGTTTGCCGATGGGGCTGTCACTTCTGCTGAATAACGTCGAACGTCTCGGCGGTTCGTGGCAGCGCGCGGCGCAGATTTCGCTGTATCTGCAACTCGACGCCAGCACCGAGCAGGGCGAGGCGTTGCGCGAGCAGATCAAAGGCATCCCCGGGGTTGCCGAGGCTGAGTATGTCGGCCGCGATCAGGCGCTGGAAGAGTTCCAGCAACAGTCCGGTCTGGGCGAGGCGCTTAAAGAGCTGCCGGAAAACCCGCTGCCGGGCGTTGTGCTGGTGACGCCGAACGAAGTCGACAAGCCTGCGCTTGAAGCATTGAGACAAAAACTTTCCGAATTGCCCAAGGTACAACAGGCGCAACTTGATCTAGTCTGGGTCGAACGTCTGGCCGCCATCCTCAAGCTCGGCGACCGTTTTGTCTTCGGGCTGACCGTGTTGCTGGTTTCTGCATTACTTTTGGTGATAGGCAATACCATTCGTCTTCATATTGAAAACCGCCGCACAGAGATAGAAGTGATTAAACTCGTCGGCGGCACGGACAGCTATGTACGCAGGCCCTTTCTGTACATGGGCGCGCTATATGGCTTGGGTGCCGGGTTTCTTTCGTGGGGCGTGCTGGCGTTTGGCCTGAACTGGCTGAACGACGCGGTGGTTGGACTGGCCGGCTTGTACGGCAGTAATTTTGCGCTGGCCGGAGTGCCAGTCGCCGATGGTCTGTCGCTCTTGCTTGGCGCTGTGCTGTTGGGTTATATCGGTGCATGGATTGCAGTCGCACGTCATCTCAGGGAGTTGGCGCCGAAGTAG
- the rpoH gene encoding RNA polymerase sigma factor RpoH translates to MTNSLQPAYALVPGANLEAYVHTVNSIPLLTPEQERELAESLYYEQDLGAARQMVLAHLRFVVHIARSYSGYGLAQADLIQEGNVGLMKAVKRFNPEMGVRLVSFAVHWIKAEIHEFILRNWRIVKVATTKAQRKLFFNLRSQKKRLAWLNNEEVHRVAESLGVEPREVREMESRLTGHDMAFDPAAEADDDSAFQSPANYLEDHRYDPARQLEDADWSDNSNHNLHEALEVLDDRSRDILYQRWLAEEKATLHDLAQKYNVSAERIRQLEKSAMNKLKLSIAA, encoded by the coding sequence ATGACCAATTCTTTGCAACCTGCATATGCTCTGGTCCCGGGTGCGAACCTGGAGGCCTATGTGCACACCGTCAACAGCATTCCATTGCTGACGCCGGAGCAGGAGCGTGAACTGGCCGAGAGTCTCTATTATGAGCAGGATTTGGGGGCGGCTCGGCAGATGGTGCTCGCCCACCTGCGCTTTGTTGTACACATTGCCCGTAGCTATTCCGGCTACGGTCTGGCTCAGGCTGACCTGATCCAGGAAGGCAACGTCGGCCTGATGAAGGCCGTCAAGCGCTTCAACCCGGAAATGGGTGTGCGCCTGGTGTCGTTCGCGGTGCACTGGATCAAGGCTGAGATTCACGAGTTCATCCTGCGCAACTGGCGCATTGTGAAAGTCGCGACCACCAAGGCCCAGCGCAAGCTGTTCTTCAACCTGCGCAGCCAGAAGAAGCGTCTGGCGTGGTTGAACAACGAGGAAGTCCACCGTGTGGCGGAAAGCCTCGGTGTCGAGCCGCGTGAAGTGCGCGAGATGGAAAGTCGCCTGACCGGCCATGACATGGCGTTCGACCCGGCTGCGGAAGCGGACGACGACAGTGCTTTCCAATCGCCGGCCAACTATCTGGAAGACCACCGGTACGACCCGGCCCGTCAACTGGAAGATGCCGACTGGAGCGACAACTCCAATCACAACCTGCACGAAGCACTGGAAGTGCTGGACGACCGCAGCCGTGACATCCTCTACCAGCGCTGGCTGGCAGAAGAGAAAGCCACGCTGCACGACCTGGCGCAGAAGTACAACGTGTCGGCCGAGCGAATTCGTCAGCTAGAGAAAAGCGCGATGAACAAGCTCAAGTTGTCGATCGCCGCGTAA